In Dryobates pubescens isolate bDryPub1 chromosome 26, bDryPub1.pri, whole genome shotgun sequence, a single window of DNA contains:
- the NDRG3 gene encoding protein NDRG3 isoform X1 produces MDELQDVQLTEIKPLLNDKNAARNFQDFDCQEHDIETAFGVVHVTMRGTAKGNRPVVLTYHDIGLNHKSCFNAFFNFEDMQEITQHFAVCHVDAPGQQEAAPPFPSGYQYPSMDELAEMLPAVLTHLNLKSFIGIGLGAGAYVLSRCALSHPDLVEGLVLINVDPCAKGWIDWAASKFSGWTTNIVDIVLAHHFGHEELQANLDLIQTYRLHIAQDINQDNLQLFLTSYNSRRDLEIERPVLGINENTAKTLKCPVLLVVGDNSPAVEAVVECNSRLDPTKTTLLKMADCGGLPQVVQPGKLTEAFKYFVQGMGYIPYVQLSHLSTEPVPAATMTRLMRSRTHSSSSVGSGESGRSRSHASNHGDGSAGTPDGLDLQDASQTMEVSC; encoded by the exons gAGCATGACATTGAGACGGCTTTCGGGGTGGTGCACGTCACCATGCGGGGCACAGCCAAGGGCAACAGACCTGTCGTCCTCACCTACCACGACATCGGCCTCAACC ATAAATCCTGTTTCAATGCATTCTTTAACTTTGAAGATATGCAAGAGATCACTCAGCACTTTGCTGTGTGCCACGTGGATGCACCAGgccagcaggaagcagcacccccctttccctctgg GTACCAGTATCCCAGTATGGATGAACTGGCTGAGATGCTGCCTGCTGTTCTGACACACCTGAA CCTGAAGAGCTTCATTGGGATTGGACTGGGAGCTGGTGCTTATGTCCTCAGCAGGTGTGCA CTCAGCCACCCCGACCTGGTGGAGGGACTGGTTCTCATTAACGTTGACCCATGTGCCAAGGGCTGGATTGACTGGGCAGCATCCAAG TTTTCAGGCTGGACAACCAACATCGTGGACATCGTCCTCGCACATCACTTCGGCCAC gaggagctgcaggcaaacctAGATCTGATCCAGACATACAGGCTGCACATCGCACAGGACATCAACCAGGACAACCTGCAGCTCTTTCTCACCTCATACAACAG CCGCAGAGACCTGGAAATCGAGAGACCAGTCCTTGGCATCAACGAGAACACTGCAAAAACACTCAA GTGCCCTGTCTTGCTAGTGGTTGGTgacaactcccctgcagtggaAGCAGTG GTGGAATGCAATTCACGTCTtgacccaaccaaaaccaccctCCTGAAG ATGGCTGACTGCGGGGGCCTGCCACAGGTGGTTCAG CCTGGCAAGCTGACTGAAGCCTTCAAGTACTTTGTGCAGGGAATGGGCTACA TCCCTTACGTGCAGCTCAGCCACCTGAGCACTGAGCCAG TGCCCGCAGCCACCATGACCAGGCTGATGCGCTCCCGCACCCACTCCTCCTCCAGCGTGGGCTCCGGCGAGAGCGGCCGCAGCCGCTCCCATGCCAGCAACCACGGGGACGGAAGTGCCGGGACCCCGGACGGCCTCGACCTCCAGGATGCATCTCAAACCATGGAAGTGTCCTGTTAG
- the NDRG3 gene encoding protein NDRG3 isoform X2: MDELQDVQLTEIKPLLNDKNAARNFQDFDCQEHDIETAFGVVHVTMRGTAKGNRPVVLTYHDIGLNHKSCFNAFFNFEDMQEITQHFAVCHVDAPGQQEAAPPFPSGYQYPSMDELAEMLPAVLTHLNLKSFIGIGLGAGAYVLSRCALSHPDLVEGLVLINVDPCAKGWIDWAASKFSGWTTNIVDIVLAHHFGHEELQANLDLIQTYRLHIAQDINQDNLQLFLTSYNSRRDLEIERPVLGINENTAKTLKCPVLLVVGDNSPAVEAVVECNSRLDPTKTTLLKMADCGGLPQVVQPGKLTEAFKYFVQGMGYMPAATMTRLMRSRTHSSSSVGSGESGRSRSHASNHGDGSAGTPDGLDLQDASQTMEVSC, encoded by the exons gAGCATGACATTGAGACGGCTTTCGGGGTGGTGCACGTCACCATGCGGGGCACAGCCAAGGGCAACAGACCTGTCGTCCTCACCTACCACGACATCGGCCTCAACC ATAAATCCTGTTTCAATGCATTCTTTAACTTTGAAGATATGCAAGAGATCACTCAGCACTTTGCTGTGTGCCACGTGGATGCACCAGgccagcaggaagcagcacccccctttccctctgg GTACCAGTATCCCAGTATGGATGAACTGGCTGAGATGCTGCCTGCTGTTCTGACACACCTGAA CCTGAAGAGCTTCATTGGGATTGGACTGGGAGCTGGTGCTTATGTCCTCAGCAGGTGTGCA CTCAGCCACCCCGACCTGGTGGAGGGACTGGTTCTCATTAACGTTGACCCATGTGCCAAGGGCTGGATTGACTGGGCAGCATCCAAG TTTTCAGGCTGGACAACCAACATCGTGGACATCGTCCTCGCACATCACTTCGGCCAC gaggagctgcaggcaaacctAGATCTGATCCAGACATACAGGCTGCACATCGCACAGGACATCAACCAGGACAACCTGCAGCTCTTTCTCACCTCATACAACAG CCGCAGAGACCTGGAAATCGAGAGACCAGTCCTTGGCATCAACGAGAACACTGCAAAAACACTCAA GTGCCCTGTCTTGCTAGTGGTTGGTgacaactcccctgcagtggaAGCAGTG GTGGAATGCAATTCACGTCTtgacccaaccaaaaccaccctCCTGAAG ATGGCTGACTGCGGGGGCCTGCCACAGGTGGTTCAG CCTGGCAAGCTGACTGAAGCCTTCAAGTACTTTGTGCAGGGAATGGGCTACA TGCCCGCAGCCACCATGACCAGGCTGATGCGCTCCCGCACCCACTCCTCCTCCAGCGTGGGCTCCGGCGAGAGCGGCCGCAGCCGCTCCCATGCCAGCAACCACGGGGACGGAAGTGCCGGGACCCCGGACGGCCTCGACCTCCAGGATGCATCTCAAACCATGGAAGTGTCCTGTTAG